Proteins encoded in a region of the Mycolicibacterium neoaurum genome:
- a CDS encoding methionine ABC transporter permease, protein MKLLAAEDFSTPWARVPDLLLPAYGETWVMVGVTMTLVVLIGTPVGIVLHNTSSFGLFPDPRVFNVLNTIVNIGRSLPFLILMAAIIPITRFIVGTTIGIAAAIVPMTVAGIPFFARLVQNALREVRTDVADMGLVSGGSHVQVIRSVQLSEALPALAGALTVNTIAMIEYSAIAGSIGAGGVGHLAITYGYNRFDDNIMIATVIALILTIQLVQFTGDRAVKALTR, encoded by the coding sequence ATGAAGCTGCTCGCCGCCGAGGACTTCAGCACCCCATGGGCACGGGTCCCCGATCTGCTCCTACCCGCCTATGGCGAGACCTGGGTGATGGTCGGGGTGACGATGACGCTCGTGGTGTTGATCGGGACACCGGTAGGCATCGTGCTGCACAACACGTCGTCGTTCGGGCTGTTCCCGGACCCGCGAGTGTTCAACGTGCTGAACACGATAGTGAACATCGGCAGATCACTGCCGTTCCTGATCCTGATGGCCGCGATCATCCCGATCACCCGATTCATCGTCGGCACCACCATCGGCATCGCTGCCGCGATCGTGCCGATGACGGTCGCCGGGATACCTTTCTTCGCCCGCCTCGTCCAGAACGCCCTGCGCGAGGTTCGCACCGATGTCGCCGACATGGGACTGGTCTCTGGCGGTTCGCACGTTCAGGTCATCCGGTCGGTGCAGCTGTCCGAGGCGCTTCCTGCGCTGGCCGGCGCCCTGACCGTCAACACCATCGCGATGATCGAGTACTCGGCGATCGCCGGATCGATCGGCGCCGGCGGCGTCGGACACCTCGCAATCACCTACGGCTACAACCGGTTCGACGACAACATCATGATCGCCACGGTGATCGCGCTGATCCTCACCATCCAGTTGGTGCAGTTCACCGGCGACCGTGCGGTCAAAGCACTCACCCGCTGA
- a CDS encoding FecCD family ABC transporter permease, which translates to MTLRTPSLAVLWVLGLALLVASAAVAITIGPAALSVRDVYGIVAEHLGAGPSGATRIQDGIVWQLRLPRVLLAAVCGAGLALCGAILQSLLRNPLADPFVLGVSSGASTGAVLIAVLGVGAGALTLSGGAFVGAVLSFGVVLLLAHAAGGGTDRVVLAGVAATQLFSALTSFIVLSSADAEQTRGVLFWLLGSLAGVSWNDVAVCSVVVGAGLVCCLAYARALDAFAFGDDAAATLGVSVRQARIVLLVMTALITAALVSAAGAIGFVGLVLPHAARFVVGPAHLRLLPTVAIFGAVFMVWVDTLARTVFAPQELPTGVVTALLGVPAFALILLRRRGVPA; encoded by the coding sequence TTGACGCTGCGCACGCCCTCGTTGGCCGTCCTCTGGGTACTGGGACTGGCGCTGCTGGTCGCCTCGGCGGCGGTGGCCATCACCATCGGCCCCGCGGCCCTGTCCGTCCGCGATGTCTACGGCATCGTCGCCGAACATCTGGGTGCCGGCCCCTCGGGTGCGACCAGGATCCAGGACGGCATCGTGTGGCAGCTGCGGTTGCCGCGGGTGCTGTTGGCCGCCGTCTGTGGTGCGGGGCTGGCCCTGTGCGGTGCGATTCTGCAATCGCTGCTGCGCAATCCACTGGCCGACCCGTTCGTGCTCGGGGTGTCCTCGGGCGCCTCGACCGGCGCGGTGTTGATCGCGGTGCTCGGGGTCGGCGCGGGCGCGCTCACGCTCTCCGGCGGCGCCTTCGTCGGAGCGGTGCTGTCCTTCGGGGTGGTGCTGTTGTTGGCCCATGCCGCCGGCGGCGGCACCGACCGCGTGGTACTGGCCGGTGTCGCTGCCACACAACTCTTCTCGGCGCTGACATCGTTCATCGTCCTGTCATCGGCCGATGCCGAGCAGACGCGTGGCGTGCTGTTCTGGTTGCTCGGTTCGCTGGCCGGGGTGTCCTGGAATGACGTCGCGGTCTGCAGCGTGGTCGTGGGTGCCGGGCTGGTGTGCTGTCTGGCCTACGCGCGGGCGCTCGATGCCTTCGCCTTCGGTGACGATGCTGCGGCCACCCTCGGGGTGTCGGTCCGGCAGGCCCGCATCGTGCTGCTGGTGATGACCGCGCTGATCACCGCTGCGCTGGTCAGCGCCGCCGGTGCGATCGGATTCGTCGGGTTGGTCCTGCCGCACGCCGCCCGATTCGTGGTGGGGCCCGCGCACCTGCGGCTGTTGCCGACGGTGGCCATCTTCGGTGCGGTGTTCATGGTGTGGGTCGACACGTTGGCCCGCACCGTTTTCGCGCCGCAGGAGCTGCCCACCGGGGTGGTGACCGCGCTATTGGGCGTGCCCGCGTTCGCACTGATCCTGTTGCGTCGCCGCGGAGTACCGGCATGA
- a CDS encoding GNAT family N-acetyltransferase: MRDAQVRPAARSDVDALCRVLGRAFFDDPVMAWMLPDPQVRRRKLHKLFAGLTRHHHLARGGVEVACTESGIAAAALWDPPGQWRHTAAEELRAAPSMLLTFGGAVRRGMQVSELMKRSHPDEPHWYLAVIGSDPSVRGGGFGHALMRSRLDRCDAEFAPAYLESSNPDNIGYYQRFGFEVTGEITLSDGGPVMYPMWRNPR; the protein is encoded by the coding sequence GTGCGTGACGCCCAGGTTCGACCCGCCGCCCGGTCCGATGTCGATGCCCTGTGCCGGGTGCTCGGCCGCGCGTTCTTCGACGATCCGGTGATGGCGTGGATGCTGCCCGACCCGCAGGTGCGGCGGCGCAAACTGCACAAACTGTTCGCCGGACTGACCCGCCATCACCATCTGGCCCGCGGCGGGGTGGAGGTCGCCTGCACGGAATCCGGCATCGCGGCGGCGGCGCTGTGGGATCCGCCGGGTCAGTGGCGGCACACCGCGGCCGAGGAGTTGCGCGCGGCGCCCTCGATGCTGCTGACCTTCGGTGGCGCGGTACGCCGCGGCATGCAGGTCTCGGAGTTGATGAAGCGGTCGCACCCGGACGAGCCGCACTGGTACCTCGCCGTGATCGGCAGTGATCCGTCGGTACGAGGTGGCGGCTTCGGGCACGCGCTGATGCGGTCTCGGCTGGACCGGTGCGATGCCGAGTTCGCGCCCGCGTACCTGGAGTCCAGCAACCCCGACAATATCGGCTATTACCAGCGGTTCGGGTTCGAGGTCACCGGTGAGATCACCCTCTCCGACGGTGGACCGGTCATGTACCCGATGTGGCGGAACCCGCGGTAG
- a CDS encoding NtaA/DmoA family FMN-dependent monooxygenase (This protein belongs to a clade of FMN-dependent monooxygenases, within a broader family of flavin-dependent oxidoreductases, the luciferase-like monooxygenase (LMM) family, some of whose members use coenzyme F420 rather than FMN.) translates to MTDRRTKPLYYSAFVMNTASHVLHGLWRAPEAQNHKFNSLRHWTSLAAEVDKAGYDLLFFADVFGLRAPWNGNWRKSVEAGIQIPVNDPSVLASALAAATDNLGIVFTSSIIQDHPFNFARRMSSLDHYTEGRLGWNIVTSFNANMFRSFGHEGTLAHDERYEWAYEYVDVAYKLWEGSWDEDALVQDKQRSVHSDPAKIHKINHIGPRYSVEGPHFTSPSPQRTPVLFQAGSSPAGQLFSARNAEGVYIGSPTPADAHRLISETRSLAAQYGRDPSDITFAQGLSFVIGDTHADAIRRNDELKRYLDLEGIALHALGDAGIDAGGLPLDTPISELGEFTGIQSFKRWAAEVSGNEEPTIRDMAWVMEGANRVVGTPEEIADRLEEWREAGVDGINVYHATVPQSFREVADRLFPTLRERGLLGTDKSGTLRHKLLGKGDRLPDSHPAARYRGAFADNSLADRETQPVA, encoded by the coding sequence ATGACGGACCGACGTACCAAACCGCTGTATTACTCGGCATTCGTGATGAACACCGCATCCCATGTGCTGCATGGTTTGTGGCGGGCACCGGAGGCGCAGAACCATAAGTTCAATTCGCTGCGGCATTGGACGTCACTGGCCGCCGAGGTCGACAAGGCGGGCTACGATCTGCTGTTCTTCGCCGATGTCTTCGGGTTGCGCGCGCCGTGGAACGGCAACTGGCGCAAATCCGTGGAGGCTGGCATCCAGATCCCGGTCAACGATCCCTCGGTGCTGGCGTCCGCGCTCGCGGCGGCGACGGACAACCTCGGCATCGTGTTCACCAGCTCGATCATCCAGGACCACCCGTTCAATTTCGCGAGGCGGATGTCCTCGCTCGACCATTACACCGAAGGCAGGCTGGGCTGGAACATCGTCACCAGCTTCAACGCCAACATGTTCCGCAGTTTCGGCCACGAGGGCACCCTCGCCCACGATGAGCGCTACGAATGGGCGTACGAGTACGTCGACGTCGCCTACAAACTCTGGGAGGGTTCCTGGGACGAGGACGCGCTGGTGCAGGACAAGCAGCGCAGCGTGCATTCCGACCCGGCCAAGATCCACAAGATCAACCACATCGGGCCCCGGTACAGCGTCGAGGGACCGCATTTCACCTCGCCCTCCCCGCAACGCACGCCGGTGCTGTTCCAGGCCGGTTCCTCCCCCGCGGGCCAACTATTCTCGGCCCGCAACGCCGAGGGCGTCTACATCGGCAGCCCGACACCGGCGGATGCGCACCGGCTGATCAGCGAAACCCGTTCGCTGGCAGCCCAGTACGGGCGCGACCCGTCCGATATCACATTCGCCCAAGGCCTGTCCTTCGTCATCGGCGACACCCATGCCGACGCGATCCGGCGCAACGACGAACTCAAGCGCTACCTCGATCTGGAAGGCATCGCGCTGCACGCACTCGGCGATGCCGGAATCGACGCCGGCGGTCTGCCGCTGGATACTCCGATCAGTGAGCTTGGTGAGTTCACCGGTATCCAGAGCTTCAAGCGCTGGGCCGCCGAGGTTTCCGGCAACGAGGAGCCCACCATCCGCGATATGGCCTGGGTGATGGAGGGCGCCAATCGGGTCGTGGGCACCCCTGAGGAGATTGCGGATCGCTTGGAAGAATGGCGGGAGGCCGGCGTGGACGGAATCAACGTCTATCACGCGACGGTTCCACAATCGTTCCGCGAGGTTGCCGACCGGCTGTTCCCCACCTTGCGTGAGCGCGGCCTGCTCGGCACGGACAAGTCGGGTACGTTGCGCCACAAGCTGCTCGGCAAGGGCGACCGGCTGCCTGACAGTCACCCTGCCGCGCGCTACCGCGGCGCCTTCGCCGACAACTCGCTGGCTGATCGGGAGACCCAACCGGTCGCCTGA
- a CDS encoding ABC transporter substrate-binding protein, which produces MRVIVTLLCLVLAATACSRAEAPDTEPAAAAAQAGHTSYPLTLQNCGVQVTFEHAPQRAVSLYQASTEILLSLGLADRMVGTSTWFDPVLPALAADNDRVPRIADNDPSLEAVLDLEPDLITSASAHTFTPAVVGERTRLAELGIPTYQSPSVCTDAIVDGETVTRTAPLQMDTLFREITELAQIFDVQDRGAELVSELKKRLENAPRTEVRDATVAFWFSGLRTPYLAGCCSAPGLYAREVGATNVFADAAEDWPEISWEALADRDPDVLVLADLSRKRIDGDALDTKIAFLESNPVTRNMTAVQQKRYVVMTGSELDPGIRQIDAVEKLADGFATIGEPK; this is translated from the coding sequence GTGCGTGTCATCGTCACGCTGCTCTGTCTCGTCCTCGCCGCCACCGCATGCAGCAGAGCGGAAGCCCCGGACACCGAACCCGCTGCCGCCGCAGCCCAAGCCGGACACACCAGCTATCCGCTGACGCTGCAGAACTGCGGCGTCCAGGTCACCTTCGAACATGCGCCGCAACGCGCGGTGTCGCTGTATCAGGCCTCCACCGAGATCCTGCTCTCCCTCGGGCTGGCCGACCGGATGGTGGGCACCTCCACCTGGTTCGACCCGGTGCTGCCCGCGCTGGCCGCCGACAACGACCGGGTGCCCCGGATCGCCGACAACGACCCGAGCCTGGAGGCGGTGCTCGACCTGGAACCCGACCTCATCACCTCGGCGAGCGCCCACACGTTCACCCCGGCCGTCGTCGGTGAGCGCACCCGCCTGGCCGAACTCGGCATCCCCACCTACCAGTCGCCCTCGGTGTGCACCGACGCCATCGTCGATGGCGAGACGGTGACGCGCACCGCACCGCTGCAGATGGACACGCTGTTTCGTGAAATCACGGAATTGGCACAGATTTTCGACGTCCAGGATCGTGGCGCGGAACTGGTGAGCGAGCTCAAGAAGCGGCTGGAGAACGCGCCACGGACCGAGGTGCGCGATGCCACGGTGGCGTTCTGGTTCTCCGGGTTGCGCACCCCCTACCTGGCCGGTTGCTGCTCGGCGCCCGGGCTCTACGCCCGCGAGGTCGGCGCCACCAATGTCTTCGCCGACGCCGCCGAGGACTGGCCGGAGATCAGCTGGGAGGCGCTGGCCGACCGCGACCCCGACGTGCTGGTGCTGGCAGATCTGAGCCGCAAACGCATCGATGGAGACGCACTCGACACCAAGATCGCGTTCTTGGAGTCCAACCCCGTCACCAGAAACATGACGGCCGTTCAGCAGAAGCGCTACGTCGTGATGACGGGTTCCGAACTCGACCCGGGTATCCGCCAGATCGATGCCGTGGAGAAACTGGCCGACGGTTTCGCGACGATCGGGGAACCGAAATGA
- a CDS encoding ABC transporter substrate-binding protein: MIARGVIAAATVLALTACGQSAVQARDDGAAAGYPMTVSNCGRDVVIAAPPQRAVSLNQGSTEILLSLGLTDRMVGTATWTDPVRENLAAANATVPKLAENKPSLETVLDTEPDFVSASFAGTLGPGGVADRDQFENLGVPTYLAPSDCEGKVSVNEDGARTEPFTMAAIYREIRELARIFDVTDRGEELVAQLEQRMQANRLQVDADLGYWFSDIRAPYFAGCCGSPGVITDAVGARNIFVDTTEEWPQVSWEVIAERDPDVLVLADLSRRTIDGDALEAKIAFLESNPVTSRLTAVQRKRYIVVNGADLNPSIRTVDGTEKVADGLRRFGYVAER, from the coding sequence ATGATCGCGCGCGGCGTGATCGCGGCCGCCACCGTGTTGGCGCTGACCGCCTGCGGACAGTCGGCGGTCCAGGCCCGAGACGACGGCGCCGCGGCCGGTTATCCCATGACGGTCAGCAACTGTGGCCGCGATGTCGTCATTGCCGCGCCGCCCCAGCGCGCGGTCTCGCTCAATCAGGGCTCCACCGAGATCCTGTTGTCGCTCGGGCTCACCGACCGGATGGTCGGTACCGCCACCTGGACCGATCCGGTGCGGGAGAACCTCGCGGCGGCCAATGCCACGGTGCCGAAACTGGCGGAGAACAAGCCGTCGCTGGAGACCGTGCTCGACACCGAACCCGATTTCGTGTCGGCATCCTTCGCCGGCACGCTCGGGCCCGGCGGCGTTGCCGACCGCGATCAGTTCGAAAACCTCGGAGTACCGACCTATCTGGCACCCAGTGACTGTGAGGGGAAGGTGTCGGTCAACGAAGACGGTGCCCGCACCGAACCGTTCACCATGGCGGCCATCTACCGCGAGATCCGGGAGCTGGCGCGCATTTTCGACGTCACCGACCGTGGTGAGGAGCTGGTCGCCCAATTGGAGCAACGGATGCAGGCCAACCGATTACAGGTCGACGCAGATCTCGGGTACTGGTTCTCCGATATCCGTGCGCCGTACTTCGCCGGTTGCTGCGGTTCACCGGGTGTCATCACCGATGCGGTCGGAGCGCGCAACATCTTCGTCGACACCACCGAGGAGTGGCCGCAGGTCAGTTGGGAGGTCATCGCCGAACGCGATCCCGATGTCCTGGTGCTCGCGGACCTGAGCCGGCGCACCATCGACGGTGACGCGCTGGAGGCCAAGATCGCCTTCCTGGAGTCCAATCCGGTCACCTCCCGGCTGACCGCCGTGCAGCGCAAGCGCTACATCGTGGTCAACGGCGCCGACCTCAACCCGTCCATCCGCACCGTCGACGGCACCGAGAAGGTTGCCGACGGACTGCGCCGCTTCGGATACGTCGCCGAACGTTGA
- a CDS encoding CBS domain-containing protein: MRIADVLRNKGSSVATITPETPVADLLAGLVGRNIGAMVVVGQDGPVGIVSERDVVRRLHDLGADLLTRPVGEIMTTHLLFCAPEDSVDSLSAAMTHHRVRHIPVLKDGRLAGIVSIGDLVKSRMQELESSTEYLQAYITQG; the protein is encoded by the coding sequence ATGCGGATAGCCGACGTACTGCGGAACAAGGGGTCGTCGGTGGCCACGATCACCCCCGAGACACCGGTGGCCGATCTGCTCGCGGGCCTTGTCGGTCGCAATATCGGCGCGATGGTGGTCGTGGGTCAGGACGGGCCGGTCGGCATCGTCTCCGAGCGCGATGTGGTGCGCCGTCTGCATGATCTGGGTGCCGACCTGCTGACCAGACCGGTCGGCGAGATCATGACCACCCATCTGCTGTTCTGTGCGCCCGAGGATTCCGTCGACAGCCTGAGCGCGGCGATGACCCATCACCGGGTGCGGCACATTCCGGTGCTGAAGGACGGCCGGTTGGCCGGGATCGTGAGCATCGGCGATCTGGTCAAAAGTCGCATGCAGGAACTGGAATCCAGCACGGAGTACTTGCAGGCGTACATCACGCAGGGCTGA
- a CDS encoding methionine ABC transporter ATP-binding protein, with translation MIEIENLTKRFGDRTVLDDISLSVGSGEILAVVGPSGAGKSTLSRCVSFLERPTSGTVRVDGKDFTRLDRAELLAARRSVGVIFQTAPLLRRRTVAQNIALPLQYLHATEASVAARVDKLLERVGLGDRREFYPAQLSGGQKQRVGIARALALGPSNLLSDEATSGLDPATTQSILGLLGELRDEFGLSIILITHEMEVVREIADSVARIDNGRIIESGSVEDIILDPNSALAHELLPDRPSAPVRTPGDVWEVSYASRNVPLDWLTSIRSTPGLAGAQVSVLSASVEAIRGVAVGRAVLAISPSAPAGFADHLRERGLHVRAVDAVSDEEAA, from the coding sequence GTGATCGAAATCGAGAATCTGACCAAGAGGTTCGGCGACCGTACCGTCCTCGACGATATCTCCCTATCGGTCGGCAGCGGTGAGATCCTGGCCGTCGTCGGACCGAGCGGTGCCGGAAAGAGCACGTTGTCGCGCTGCGTGAGTTTTCTGGAACGGCCCACCAGCGGCACCGTGCGGGTCGACGGCAAGGACTTCACCCGCCTCGACCGTGCCGAACTCCTGGCCGCCCGCCGCAGTGTCGGCGTCATCTTCCAGACCGCCCCGCTGCTGCGCCGCCGCACCGTGGCCCAGAACATCGCTCTGCCACTGCAATACCTGCACGCCACCGAGGCCTCGGTGGCCGCCCGCGTCGACAAACTTCTGGAACGGGTCGGGCTCGGTGATCGTCGCGAGTTCTACCCGGCCCAGCTCTCCGGGGGCCAGAAGCAGCGGGTCGGCATCGCCCGGGCGCTCGCGCTCGGGCCGTCCAACCTGCTCTCCGACGAGGCCACGTCCGGGCTGGACCCGGCCACGACCCAGTCGATCCTTGGATTGCTCGGCGAACTGCGCGACGAGTTCGGCCTGTCGATCATCCTGATCACCCACGAGATGGAGGTGGTCCGTGAGATCGCCGACTCGGTGGCCCGGATCGACAACGGCCGCATCATCGAGAGCGGCTCCGTCGAGGACATCATCCTCGACCCGAATTCCGCTCTGGCACACGAGTTGTTACCCGATCGTCCCAGCGCGCCCGTGCGCACACCCGGTGACGTGTGGGAGGTCTCGTATGCCTCCCGTAATGTCCCGCTCGATTGGTTGACCTCCATCAGGTCCACCCCGGGACTGGCCGGTGCACAGGTCAGTGTGCTCAGCGCCAGCGTGGAGGCGATCCGCGGCGTCGCGGTGGGCCGCGCCGTGCTCGCCATCTCTCCCAGCGCACCAGCCGGTTTCGCCGATCACCTGCGGGAGCGCGGACTGCACGTGCGTGCCGTCGACGCCGTCAGCGATGAGGAAGCGGCATGA
- a CDS encoding ABC transporter ATP-binding protein has protein sequence MSLRADRVGWTRSGRLVLDGVTVEPVPGSTVGLLGPNGSGKSSLLKLLAGVDHPDDGTVELDGRPVSRMSRRSLARRVAMVAQHAETELHITVRDVVRLGRIPYTGMIGTDTEGAAVVDRALAATGLADMTERFWHTLSGGERQRVQIARALAQDPDHLLLDEPTNHLDIAHQLEILALVRRLDITTVVALHDLNLAAMFCDHIVVLSGGVVVATGIPAEVLTEELIEMVYGVRCRVTVEDGLPHVRFAPG, from the coding sequence ATGAGCCTGCGGGCGGACCGGGTCGGCTGGACACGCTCGGGCCGACTGGTGCTCGACGGTGTCACCGTGGAGCCCGTGCCGGGCAGCACCGTGGGGCTGCTCGGGCCGAACGGGTCCGGTAAGTCCTCGCTGCTGAAGCTGCTCGCCGGGGTCGACCATCCCGACGACGGCACGGTCGAACTCGATGGTCGCCCGGTATCCCGGATGTCGCGACGCTCGCTGGCCCGTCGCGTGGCGATGGTCGCCCAGCACGCCGAGACCGAGTTGCACATCACGGTGCGCGATGTGGTGCGGCTGGGCCGGATCCCGTACACCGGAATGATCGGGACGGATACCGAGGGCGCGGCGGTGGTGGACCGCGCGCTGGCGGCGACCGGACTGGCGGACATGACAGAACGCTTCTGGCACACCCTGTCCGGCGGGGAACGCCAGCGAGTCCAGATCGCCAGGGCGTTGGCTCAGGACCCCGACCACCTGCTGCTCGACGAGCCGACCAACCATCTCGACATCGCCCATCAGTTGGAGATCCTGGCGCTGGTCCGTCGGTTGGACATCACCACCGTCGTCGCGCTGCACGACCTCAATCTGGCGGCGATGTTCTGCGATCACATCGTGGTGCTGTCCGGCGGGGTGGTCGTGGCGACGGGTATTCCCGCCGAGGTACTGACCGAAGAGCTGATCGAGATGGTGTACGGGGTCCGATGCCGGGTCACCGTCGAGGACGGGCTGCCACATGTTCGGTTCGCGCCCGGCTGA
- a CDS encoding MetQ/NlpA family ABC transporter substrate-binding protein: MTDQHSPAADIEIRQRKRWPWIASAAGIVAVVIGGIVYSQTANRDQPFGTELEVATWSTDIAAENLLAYISENIAPEHGITIKPVQIDNLIEINRAVDAGTVAGNFFEHQPFLNDAIAANGFQLTLAAPTFTWDQATYSNKYDNWDQLPAGAKIALRDDPAGQAIALLDLAEAGQITLAPGKDTVEGLPQLGDVATNPKNYEFVQVPIGQLARSLADVDAVVVHISDVYAAGLREDQILDRHPAPAGSEGGLVVSNKHLDDPNVKKLIATFSDPKIAEFLQTTDNALIRDTLGPIGESVSAGQETSS; encoded by the coding sequence ATGACAGACCAGCACAGCCCGGCGGCAGACATCGAGATCAGACAGCGCAAGCGGTGGCCATGGATCGCCTCGGCCGCCGGCATCGTCGCCGTCGTCATCGGCGGTATCGTCTACAGCCAGACCGCCAATCGTGACCAACCCTTCGGCACCGAACTCGAGGTGGCCACCTGGAGCACCGATATCGCGGCCGAGAATCTACTGGCCTATATCAGCGAGAACATCGCACCCGAGCACGGCATCACCATCAAACCCGTGCAGATCGACAACCTGATCGAGATCAACCGCGCGGTCGACGCCGGAACGGTGGCCGGCAACTTCTTCGAGCACCAGCCGTTCCTGAACGATGCCATCGCCGCCAACGGTTTCCAATTGACGCTGGCCGCACCCACATTCACCTGGGATCAGGCCACCTACTCCAACAAATACGACAACTGGGACCAACTGCCGGCCGGCGCCAAGATCGCCCTGCGCGACGACCCGGCCGGCCAGGCCATCGCCCTGCTGGATCTCGCCGAGGCAGGCCAGATCACCTTGGCGCCGGGCAAGGACACCGTCGAGGGGCTGCCCCAGCTAGGGGATGTCGCCACCAACCCCAAGAACTACGAGTTCGTCCAGGTGCCCATCGGCCAACTGGCCCGCAGCCTGGCCGATGTCGACGCCGTGGTGGTGCACATCTCCGATGTGTATGCCGCGGGGCTGCGCGAAGACCAGATCCTGGACCGCCATCCCGCGCCCGCGGGTAGCGAAGGAGGTCTGGTCGTCAGCAACAAACATCTCGACGACCCGAACGTCAAGAAGCTGATCGCCACCTTCTCCGACCCTAAGATCGCCGAGTTCCTGCAGACCACCGACAACGCCCTCATCCGCGACACCCTGGGCCCGATCGGTGAATCGGTCTCCGCAGGACAAGAGACCAGCTCATGA